CGGCGCTCCCGCCCGGCATGACGCGGCTGCAGCTGGCCAGCTACCGCATCAGCCACACGCTGATGTACCTGCTGTTCTTCGCGGTGCCGCTGTCCGGCTGGGCCTACAGCTCGGCCATGGGCATGCCGGTCGCGTGGTTCGGTGTGCTGCCGCTGCCCGACTTCGTGCCGGTCGACCACGACTTCGCCGAGGCGGTGCTGCAGCCGCTGCACCGCAACTGTGCCTTCGTGCTGGCGGGCGTCACGCTGCTGCACGTGGCTGCCGTGCTCAAGCACCACTGGATCGACCGCGACGGTCTTCTGAAACGCATGTGGCCGGGGCCACGCAAGGAATCTGCTCGATGATGAAGCGCCTGTTTTTCCGCCTCTTGCCGCCGCTCGCGGCGCTGGCCTTCGCCATCGCGTTGCCGGCCGGCGCCGAG
This is a stretch of genomic DNA from Variovorax paradoxus. It encodes these proteins:
- a CDS encoding cytochrome b, which encodes MSIDTSPPLLAADPRSPRYDPLAIALHWLLAALIVGSFGVGLYMTGLPFSPLRLKVYSWHKWAGVTILALSALRLLWRLGHRPPALPPGMTRLQLASYRISHTLMYLLFFAVPLSGWAYSSAMGMPVAWFGVLPLPDFVPVDHDFAEAVLQPLHRNCAFVLAGVTLLHVAAVLKHHWIDRDGLLKRMWPGPRKESAR